The Micromonospora krabiensis genome window below encodes:
- a CDS encoding GNAT family N-acetyltransferase, producing the protein MGDWELRPASAADVEAVAELRAVVLRADLERLGRYDAHRVRQRLRDGFAPAHTWLIEVGGVFAGCVALRPAGDAHWLEHFYLAPHAQGHGIGTAVLRRLLERCDREGVRVRLNVLRGSAARRLYERYGFTVESEDPVDVFMVREPTPVVPSD; encoded by the coding sequence ATGGGGGACTGGGAGCTTCGGCCGGCGTCGGCGGCGGACGTCGAGGCGGTGGCCGAGTTGCGGGCCGTGGTGCTGCGGGCGGATCTGGAGCGGCTCGGGCGCTACGACGCGCACCGGGTGCGGCAGCGGCTGCGCGACGGGTTCGCGCCGGCGCACACCTGGCTCATCGAGGTGGGTGGCGTGTTCGCCGGTTGCGTGGCGCTGCGCCCGGCCGGGGACGCCCACTGGCTGGAGCACTTCTATCTCGCCCCGCACGCGCAGGGCCACGGCATCGGCACGGCCGTGCTGCGCCGGCTGCTGGAGCGGTGCGACCGCGAGGGTGTCCGGGTGCGCCTGAACGTGCTGCGGGGCAGCGCGGCGCGGCGGCTGTACGAGCGCTACGGGTTCACCGTCGAGTCGGAGGATCCGGTGGACGTGTTCATGGTGCGCGAGCCAACCCCGGTCGTCCCCTCCGACTGA